The Armatimonadota bacterium genome includes a region encoding these proteins:
- a CDS encoding transposase family protein, which yields MSPRSIREYAVTIRPRYLAAPLREKARILTEFCRVTEYHRKSAIRLLRRAPGPPRGRPGRPRRYHPPVTRALQQVWEASDALCSKRLAPFLPELVDALERHGTLILPPAIRRDLLSLSLATIDRLLKPLRPKGLRRPHSSRPSLHSLKVQVPIRTFGEWTAVRPGALQADLVAHCGETLAGFHLTSLVVVDVATGWTELQAVWGKNYHRVATAVHFVRKRLPFPIRELHTDNGGEFLNSILLPWCRRERIRLTRGRPYRKNDQAYAEQKNWSAVRRLIGYDRYSSAEAFKHLNHLYSLLRLYLNFFQPIAKLTGKVRLGARVTKRYDRAQTPYQRLLAANVLDTPQQQALQRLYLTLNPCLLRDQIYQSLHQLFKMADRPTEVTPFLGQRTTTR from the coding sequence ATGAGCCCACGCAGCATCCGTGAATACGCCGTGACCATCCGACCACGCTACCTCGCTGCCCCTCTCCGAGAGAAAGCAAGGATCCTGACGGAGTTCTGCCGGGTAACGGAATACCATCGCAAGTCAGCCATTCGCCTCCTCCGCCGAGCCCCCGGCCCTCCGCGTGGCCGTCCCGGGCGGCCCCGCCGCTACCACCCTCCGGTCACCCGCGCGCTTCAGCAGGTCTGGGAAGCCAGCGACGCCCTCTGCTCCAAGCGCCTCGCCCCATTCCTCCCAGAGCTAGTGGATGCCCTGGAGCGCCATGGCACGCTCATCTTGCCCCCAGCCATCCGCCGCGATCTCCTCTCCCTCAGCCTGGCTACCATAGATCGGCTCCTCAAACCCCTGCGCCCCAAGGGCCTGCGTCGCCCTCACAGTAGCCGCCCTAGCCTCCATTCCCTCAAAGTCCAGGTCCCCATCCGCACCTTCGGTGAGTGGACCGCCGTACGCCCAGGTGCCCTCCAGGCCGATCTGGTAGCCCACTGTGGAGAAACCCTGGCCGGCTTTCACCTTACCTCCTTGGTGGTCGTTGATGTCGCTACTGGGTGGACCGAACTCCAGGCCGTCTGGGGCAAGAACTACCATCGCGTCGCCACCGCCGTCCATTTTGTCCGTAAACGCCTCCCCTTTCCCATCCGTGAACTCCACACCGACAACGGTGGCGAGTTCCTCAACTCGATCCTCCTCCCTTGGTGTCGCCGTGAGCGCATACGCCTTACCCGCGGCCGCCCCTACCGCAAGAACGACCAGGCCTACGCCGAGCAGAAGAATTGGAGCGCCGTCCGGCGCCTCATCGGCTATGATCGCTATAGCTCAGCCGAGGCCTTCAAACACCTCAACCATCTCTACAGCCTCCTCCGCCTCTATCTCAACTTCTTCCAGCCAATCGCCAAACTCACCGGTAAGGTCCGCCTCGGTGCCAGAGTCACCAAACGATACGATCGGGCGCAGACTCCCTATCAGCGCCTCCTCGCCGCCAACGTCCTCGATACCCCACAGCAGCAGGCTCTACAGCGCCTCTACCTCACCCTCAACCCCTGCCTTCTCCGCGACCAGATCTATCAGTCCCTGCATCAGCTCTTCAAGATGGCAGACCGCCCCACAGAGGTAACACCATTTCTGGGGCAAAGAACTACCACGCGGTAA
- a CDS encoding transposase encodes MWPVVGIPPMWADLLDRFRDCFRRSDQFQHFAEYVIGLIVSSRFSVQALNDLFTGHRHASTKRRFMGEAPWSPEKVMRRVVRLVKEHAGFSKPSRGFLVIDDTILDHDMDTKAMEKVAVVKDPETQQWVKGHVVVTAHWVTPRGHFPVGFRLKTPGGISKHQLALWLIKRCRRFGVLFQTVVFDSWYLAETLTEPLLAWGLTWVSRLRLDRVYLANGGRREKIVAYFQRLARSAWQTQEIDGRTETFASACLTLTNHARVKVVALQKEDVEGGLLLLVTNATHWLPESIIRAYNHRWTIDAFYRDGKQNLGLEAYMLQSAEGAKRHLCLGLVAFTLLQLGAQHPRLGRLIRDHVASVGEMCQRTVTETVRMFLVWAMKWTGRGLDATTTVSLAFMSRRQLQCTLIPS; translated from the coding sequence ATGTGGCCAGTGGTGGGCATTCCTCCGATGTGGGCAGATCTGCTGGACCGCTTCCGGGATTGTTTTCGTCGATCCGACCAGTTCCAGCACTTTGCCGAGTACGTCATCGGGCTGATCGTCTCGTCCCGCTTCTCGGTGCAGGCCCTCAATGATCTCTTCACGGGACACCGCCACGCGAGCACAAAGCGGCGGTTCATGGGCGAGGCGCCCTGGTCGCCCGAGAAGGTCATGCGCCGGGTGGTCCGGCTGGTGAAAGAACACGCCGGGTTCTCCAAGCCCAGCCGGGGCTTTCTGGTTATCGATGACACGATCCTCGATCACGACATGGACACCAAGGCGATGGAGAAGGTCGCCGTGGTCAAGGACCCTGAGACCCAGCAGTGGGTCAAAGGGCACGTGGTGGTCACGGCGCACTGGGTAACCCCGCGAGGACACTTTCCCGTGGGGTTCCGGCTGAAGACTCCTGGGGGCATCTCGAAGCACCAGCTGGCACTGTGGCTCATCAAGCGATGCCGGCGGTTCGGCGTGCTCTTTCAGACTGTCGTGTTCGATTCCTGGTATCTGGCGGAAACCCTTACAGAGCCTCTGCTGGCGTGGGGACTCACCTGGGTCTCGCGTCTGCGATTGGATCGCGTCTACCTGGCGAATGGCGGGCGCCGGGAGAAGATCGTGGCGTACTTCCAGCGTCTGGCCCGCTCCGCCTGGCAGACCCAGGAGATCGACGGTCGGACGGAGACCTTTGCCTCCGCCTGCCTGACGCTGACGAACCACGCGCGTGTCAAAGTCGTTGCCCTGCAGAAAGAGGACGTCGAGGGTGGGCTGCTCCTGCTCGTGACCAACGCCACGCATTGGCTCCCCGAAAGCATCATCCGCGCCTACAATCACCGCTGGACAATCGACGCATTTTACCGAGACGGGAAGCAGAACCTGGGGCTGGAGGCATACATGCTGCAAAGCGCCGAGGGCGCGAAGCGTCATCTCTGTCTGGGCTTGGTGGCATTCACGCTCCTTCAACTGGGCGCTCAACATCCGCGCCTCGGGCGTCTGATTCGAGACCACGTCGCGAGCGTGGGGGAGATGTGCCAGCGGACGGTCACGGAGACAGTGCGGATGTTCCTGGTGTGGGCGATGAAGTGGACGGGCCGTGGCCTCGATGCGACGACAACGGTCTCGTTGGCGTTCATGTCCCGACGTCAACTGCAATGTACCCTGATACCTTCATAG